TTGTAACAGAACAATGAAATTCAAAATTAATAAGGAAAGGGTGGGTAGATTAAATACTATTGGCAACATTTTGCCATCAATCATTAAGGAATTTAATTTAGAACAATCTTTTTTGATTGAGAGAATAAGGAAGGATTGGACCAATATTGTAGGAGATTTAATCGCCACTCACAGTAAACCCGATAGAATTTTTAAGAAGGTTTTGTTCATTCATGTTGATCATGCTGTATTCTCTAATGAACTATCACTGATGAGAGATATGATTATAAGTGAGATAAATGAGAGAATGGGTGTAAAGATTATAAATAATCTTAGAATGGAGGTAAAAAAAATAATATTTGCAGGAAGAAAAAAGAGTGATAACAGGAGGGATGATGTACATACATGTTGGAAAAAGGATGATCGTATCTGATAAAGAGATTGTTGGTATATTTAATATTGAGACTCTTAAAATATCAGAAAGGAACAATAAATATTTGGAAAAGGTTGATGCTGGCGATAAAGCCCTTATTGTGGATAGGAAAAATTGCACTATTACAAGCAAGATAAGTCCCTATACAATAATCAGCAGAGCAGGTTTTGACATTAGTGCCATAGATGGGGTAATAATGTTGAATAGTATAAAAAATGAATTATGAAATTTGTTAACATGGAGAATTGATTATGAGTTCAGAATATAGAGCAGATAACATACAGGTGTTAGAGGGACTTGAGGCAGTTAGAAAAAGGCCTGCTATGTATATCGGTTCAACTGATTATAACGGATTGCATCATCTTGTATATGAGGTTGTAGATAACTCTATTGATGAGGTTATTGCTGGTTTTTGTGATAATATAACTGTAACAATAACAAGGGATAATACAATTGAGGTGATTGACAATGGCCGAGGAATACCGATTGACCTTCATCCTGTATATAAGAGATCCGCACTTGAGATTGTATTAACAAAACTACATGCTGGTGGAAAGTTTGATAATAAAAGCTATAAGGTTTCAGGCGGACTTCATGGCGTTGGAATATCAGTAGTGAATGCGCTATCTGAGAAGATGACCGTTGAGGTATACCGAGATGGCAAGATATATACACAAAGTTACGTTAGAGGAGCTTATAAAGAAGATGTTAAGATAGTGGGTAATATAAAAAAAAGGGGCACAAAGATTATTTTTAAACCAGATAGTAAAATCTTTGAGGTAACAGATTTTAATTTTGATACATTATCTAAAAGATTACGAGAGCTTGCATTTTTAAATGCGGGGGTTCGAATAGTGTTAATTGATAACAGAGCAAAGGGCAAGGAACACATCTTTCAGTTTAAGGGAGGGCTTGTATCCTTTGTTCAGCATCTTAGCGAGAACAAGACTTCAATCATTAAGAAGCCAATATATTTTCATACAGTCAGGGATAACGTTGATATTGAAATAGCAATGAAGTATATAGATATATATAATGAAACGGTTTATACCTATGCAAATAACATCAATACAAGAGAGGGTGGAACTCATCTCTCTGGATTTAAATCAGCATTAACAAGGGTATTCAACGAGTTTCTAAAAAAGGAGGGTCTAGATAAGAAGTTGCCAAATCTTTTTTCTGGTGATGATGTAAGGGAGGGTCTAATAGCGATTATAAGTGTAAAACTCACAAATCCACAGTTTGAGGGACAAACAAAGATGAAGCTGGGGAATAGCGAGATTAAGGGTATTGTGGAGTCTGCTACTAATGAATATTTAAGTTATCAATTTGAAGAAAATCCGCAGGTTGTAAAAAAGATACTAGAGAAGTGTATCTTAAGCGCAAGGGCTAGAATGGCCGCAAAGAAGGCAAAGGATTTGATGAGAAGGAAGAACGCCCTAGAAAATGATACCCTTCCAGGAAAGCTTGCTGATTGTTCTGAAAGGGATCCATCAATATGTGAGCTATATCTCGTTGAGGGGGATTCAGCAGGGGGGTCTGCGAAACAGGGAAGGGATAGAAAATTTCAGGCTATTCTGCCGTTAAAGGGGAAAATATTAAATGTTGAGAAGTCGAGGTTGGACAAAATCCTATCGAATGAGGAGATTAAGACAATTATTACTGCTATAGGCACAGGGGTTGGTAGCGACGAATTCGATATTTCCAGGACAAGATATCATAAAATAATAATTATGACAGATGCGGATGTAGATGGCTCCCATATTAGAACGCTTCTTCTTACGCTTTTTTTCAGATATATGCCTGAGATTATCCGGGCTGGGTATCTGTATATTGCGCAGCCGCCTCTATATAACATAAAGATAAATAATAAATCGTCATATGTATATAACGATGAAGAGAGGGATAGAATCTTGGATGGGGTTGATAGTTCTAAGGTTGTTATCCAGAGGTATAAAGGGCTTGGGGAGATGAATCCCGATCAGCTATGGGATACTACAATGGATCCAGAAAGCAGAACAATATTAAAGGTTAACATGGATGACGAGGTTGAAGCGGAGGAAATCTTTTCAGTGCTCATGGGAGACGTTGTAGAACCGAGAAGAAGATTTATTGAGGCTAACGCTAAGTGCGTCAGGAATCTTGATCTTTAGGCAGAAGTAAAATTATGGATAAACAAAAAGAAAACATAATCAATGTTGAAATTGAAGAACAGATGAAGAGTTCTTATTTAGATTACGCAATGAGCGTGATCGTTCGAAGGGCTCTCCCTGATGTGAGGGATGGTCTCAAGCCGGTACACAGAAGGATTCTCTTTGCAATGAACGAGAGGGCTTGGAGGGGAGATCGACCCTATGTTAAGTCCGCGAAGATCGTTGGCGAGGTAATAGGAAATTATCATCCCCATGGAGATGCTGCTGTCTATGATACACTCGTAAGGATGGTTCAGGACTTTTCTATGCGTATTCCCCTAATAGATGGACAGGGAAATTTCGGATCAGTAGATGGTGACCCACCTGCCGCGTACAGATACACTGAGGCTCGTCTTCAAAGGATAGCTGAAGAACTCCTACGCGATATTGATAAGGACACAGTAGATTTTGTTCCTACCTTTGATGAATCGAGAAAGGAGCCTACGGTTCTTCCTACGGCCTATCCAAATCTTCTTGTTAATGGCTCATCAGGCATTGCTGTTGGTATGGCCACAAATATACCCCCGCATAATCTGTGTGAAATTATTAATGGAACGATAGCCCTAATTGATGAACCAAAGATAGACATAAAGGAATTAATGAGACATATAAAGGGACCTGATTTTCCCACACATGGAATTATAATGGGATCTGATGGGATTTATAAGGCCTATTCTACTGGAAGGGGAAGCGTTATCATACGTGGAAGGGTTGAGATTGAGGAAACCAAGAAGGGAAGGGAGACTATAATAATATCCGAAATTCCATATCAGGTAAATAAGGCAGACTTGGTTAGCCGAATCGCTGATCTTGTCAATAATAGGATTGTCGAGGGAATAGCGGAGCTAAGGGATGAATCCGATAGATCCGGATTTAGGATTGTAATTGGTTTAAAGCGTGATGCCAATTCAAATGTAATTATAAATCAACTATATAAACACACTTCCTTACAAACCTCTTTTGGGATTATCCTTCTATCCCTTGTGGATGGGGAACCTAAGGTTCTCGATATTAAGAGCATGCTCTCCTCCTATGTGTCGCATAGAAGAGAAGTTGTTATCAGGCGAATTAAGTATGAACTGAGAAAGGCTGAGGAAAGGGCTCATATATTAGAGGGCCTGAAAATCGCTCTCGATAATATTGACGAGGTAATAAGAATAATAAGGTCCTCAAGAACGGTCAATGATGCGGAAAAGAGCCTCATAAAGAGATTTAAACTCAGTCAGATTCAAGCAAGAGCCATCCTCGACATGAGACTTCAGAGACTCACGAGCCTTGAGGTTGAAAAAATAATAGAAGAACTGGAAGAGTTGTTAAAGAAGATCATGGAATATAAGCGCATATTAAAGAGTGAAAAGGATATCCTTGGGATTGTAAAGGATGAACTGATAGCTATTCGAGACAAGTATGGAGATGAACGAAGAACTCAGATAGAGCTCGGGGGAGAGGATTCAACCACCTTTAATATGAAAGATTTAATTGCTGAGGATGATATGGTGGTGACAATAACCAATGACGGTTTTATAAGAAGGCTGCCTGTAGACACATTTAAGAAGCAGAGAAGGGGAGGAAAGGGCGTTATAAGCAGCTATAGAAAGAGGGAAGATCTTATACGGATGATGACAATCTCATCAACGCATGATAATCTATTTATGTTTTCTAATAGGGGTAAGGTCTTTGGATTAAAGACCTATGAGATACCTGCGGTTTCTAAGGGCGGCAGGGGAAGGTCCTTGAAGGCCATAGTAAATCTATCGGGCAATGAGGATGTCACTGCCGTCTGTTCCTTTTCTGATAGGGATGAGAGAACCTCCTTTTGTATGATAACAAGGCACGGAATATTAAAGAAGATAGAGATTGATGAATTTAAGAATTCCAAGAAAGGCGGCATAATAGCTGTAAAATTAAAGGGGGATGACGAACTCGTTGATGTAAAGGTGGTTGGAAAGAATGATGATATAGTATTAGCCACAAGGATGGGGCTCCTCTTGCGTACAAATATAGGCAGGATGAGATCTATGGGAAGGAATGCCGGCGGTATAATTGGTATGAGGTTAGGCAAGGATGATGAGATTGTAAGCATGGACGTTGTGCGGAAGAATTCAACTCTTTTTGTAATATCATCAAAGGGATATGGCAAGAGGGTTAATTATGAAAGGTTTGCTACAAAGGGCAGGGGGGGAAAGGGGATGACATACCTTAAGGTTACGGATAAAAATGGAGAATCCATTGGAATAAAATCTATCTTTCCATCAGATGAGATAATAATAGCATCCGCCAAGGGCAAGATGATAAGGGTGCAGGCCAGTGAAATATCAATTCAAGGAAGGGTGGCATCCGGCGTAACCCTTCTGGATGTTGAGGATGATGACAGGGTGCCTGGTTTTGCGGTTATTTCTGAGGAGAAATAATTATTTTATCACAGGCAATAGTCGTTGTGCGCAGTAATGGCTTGGCCTGATGAGGTTGAGAGGGAGAAATCGATGAAGAAGCGATTCTTACTGTTTTACCATAAAACTCTCCCCATATCTTGTCGTCTCCTGGATTTCACTCAGCATTGTTAGAGCCTTCTTTTTGGAATATATTGGGCCAACCCTGACCCTGAAATATTTTTTGCCATTTATTTGTGCCTTTTCAATAAATGAATCATACCTTAATCTGTCAAGATGGTTCGTTTCCGAGATAGCCTTTGATCTTTTGTCATATGAGGCGACCTGAATAGCGTATTGTTTTTTGTTTCCACGAGATACTGACGAGAAATTCCTTTTTTTCTTTTTCTTCTTTGCTACCTCAACAACCCTCGCCTTTTTTTTCTTTTTTGCTTTTTGGGGGGTGTATTTATTTTTCTTTTTTATGGTTTTATTTGAGGATGATTCTAATACATCCTTAACAGGAGGAATGACGTTTTTTATATTCTCTGATGTCAGTATATCGGAAGATTTCTCCTCTGTTTCAGCTAAAGGAGGGGCATTATTCTTATAGGCGTTGAAATCTATTATATTATTAGGCAGGGAGGGTTTTAGATCATTTGATCGGTTAAGAGTAATTTCATCATCCACCGGATGGGGTGTTGTTCCATTGTTATTAAACATATCGAGCTTATCTGTAGGATCAGGAATTGAGCTGAAAATAGACTGATCATGCAGGGGATTATCATTTTCTGTATCTTTGTTGATATTCATCCCAATCAGAAAGGATATAATGACGATCCCAATGATCGTGCATGAGATTATTATGATCCTGGGTATATCGAGATGTAGAAGATAAACATCCTTTTCCTTTACTTTTTTGTTTTCTTTATCCGTGTAATTTTCCATTTCTCTTACACCTGTCCTTGATATGGTTCAATGTAATTATTATTATGACACTCTTGTAATAATTGCCAATTACATGATCGGTAAATCGCATTCTTTATATTAGAAAAAAACAATTTTTAAGAGTGTGTTTATTAATCTTTATAATGTGAGTGAAGTGAGCAGAGAGCGAATATTTTCTAATCTTGATAGATTGATATCATTTTCTAATGAGGCGTGGATGAGTTCATTAAAAATGTCTCTGTGATTGAGCATGTCCTGTATGCGGATGAGGGATATAATTTCACCGATTTTCTTTGATTCGGATAAAATATTATCCATCATCCCCCTCTTATCTATATCATCCCCGCAGTTCTTCTCTATAAAGTCATCCAGGAATATATCCTGAGCCCCCTTTATCGGGATTCCTGATGTGGTAATATTGTACAGGTTGTTTGCCATGGTTTTATCCGCATATTCTTCAAGAGAATTTTTATAGTTAATAAAAGATTTGCGCGTATATGTGTTATTATGCTTTATTCCTCTGCTGGACTTCATTATGTAGTTTAGGTTGAATGTTTCAATGGGAGAGAATCTATTTTGAAAATATAGTGAAAATCTTCTCTGATAGGTTGTTCCCCTAGAATAAATTTTATATTCAGGGAAGGAAAAGTCAAAGCCCAAGAGACCTATGTCCTTAAATCCAAGATGATTAGCAAGATTAAAGGCGTCCCCAGCCACAGTTCCTGTATGTGAATCAATAGAGCCTATGGCTTCCGGGAAGAGTTCATCAATTAGTTGTGAGAAAGGGTGAGTATTCAGGGACAACAAAGAGGAATTGTTGCTATAGATTAGCGGATGGGAGGATAGGGTAAGCACTGGAATAGTAGACTTTAATGTATTATTAATGATATGCTCAAATGTAAATGCCTGAGGATCAATGGATATTACAAAATCCGGCATAATATTTTTTGCGAGGAGGACAGGGAGGCTGGAATCGACCGCGATAATAAAAAGCTGGCGCTGGTTTTC
Above is a window of Spirochaetota bacterium DNA encoding:
- a CDS encoding DUF721 domain-containing protein, with the protein product MKFKINKERVGRLNTIGNILPSIIKEFNLEQSFLIERIRKDWTNIVGDLIATHSKPDRIFKKVLFIHVDHAVFSNELSLMRDMIISEINERMGVKIINNLRMEVKKIIFAGRKKSDNRRDDVHTCWKKDDRI
- the gyrB gene encoding DNA topoisomerase (ATP-hydrolyzing) subunit B, yielding MSSEYRADNIQVLEGLEAVRKRPAMYIGSTDYNGLHHLVYEVVDNSIDEVIAGFCDNITVTITRDNTIEVIDNGRGIPIDLHPVYKRSALEIVLTKLHAGGKFDNKSYKVSGGLHGVGISVVNALSEKMTVEVYRDGKIYTQSYVRGAYKEDVKIVGNIKKRGTKIIFKPDSKIFEVTDFNFDTLSKRLRELAFLNAGVRIVLIDNRAKGKEHIFQFKGGLVSFVQHLSENKTSIIKKPIYFHTVRDNVDIEIAMKYIDIYNETVYTYANNINTREGGTHLSGFKSALTRVFNEFLKKEGLDKKLPNLFSGDDVREGLIAIISVKLTNPQFEGQTKMKLGNSEIKGIVESATNEYLSYQFEENPQVVKKILEKCILSARARMAAKKAKDLMRRKNALENDTLPGKLADCSERDPSICELYLVEGDSAGGSAKQGRDRKFQAILPLKGKILNVEKSRLDKILSNEEIKTIITAIGTGVGSDEFDISRTRYHKIIIMTDADVDGSHIRTLLLTLFFRYMPEIIRAGYLYIAQPPLYNIKINNKSSYVYNDEERDRILDGVDSSKVVIQRYKGLGEMNPDQLWDTTMDPESRTILKVNMDDEVEAEEIFSVLMGDVVEPRRRFIEANAKCVRNLDL
- the gyrA gene encoding DNA gyrase subunit A, translated to MDKQKENIINVEIEEQMKSSYLDYAMSVIVRRALPDVRDGLKPVHRRILFAMNERAWRGDRPYVKSAKIVGEVIGNYHPHGDAAVYDTLVRMVQDFSMRIPLIDGQGNFGSVDGDPPAAYRYTEARLQRIAEELLRDIDKDTVDFVPTFDESRKEPTVLPTAYPNLLVNGSSGIAVGMATNIPPHNLCEIINGTIALIDEPKIDIKELMRHIKGPDFPTHGIIMGSDGIYKAYSTGRGSVIIRGRVEIEETKKGRETIIISEIPYQVNKADLVSRIADLVNNRIVEGIAELRDESDRSGFRIVIGLKRDANSNVIINQLYKHTSLQTSFGIILLSLVDGEPKVLDIKSMLSSYVSHRREVVIRRIKYELRKAEERAHILEGLKIALDNIDEVIRIIRSSRTVNDAEKSLIKRFKLSQIQARAILDMRLQRLTSLEVEKIIEELEELLKKIMEYKRILKSEKDILGIVKDELIAIRDKYGDERRTQIELGGEDSTTFNMKDLIAEDDMVVTITNDGFIRRLPVDTFKKQRRGGKGVISSYRKREDLIRMMTISSTHDNLFMFSNRGKVFGLKTYEIPAVSKGGRGRSLKAIVNLSGNEDVTAVCSFSDRDERTSFCMITRHGILKKIEIDEFKNSKKGGIIAVKLKGDDELVDVKVVGKNDDIVLATRMGLLLRTNIGRMRSMGRNAGGIIGMRLGKDDEIVSMDVVRKNSTLFVISSKGYGKRVNYERFATKGRGGKGMTYLKVTDKNGESIGIKSIFPSDEIIIASAKGKMIRVQASEISIQGRVASGVTLLDVEDDDRVPGFAVISEEK
- a CDS encoding SPOR domain-containing protein, with the translated sequence MENYTDKENKKVKEKDVYLLHLDIPRIIIISCTIIGIVIISFLIGMNINKDTENDNPLHDQSIFSSIPDPTDKLDMFNNNGTTPHPVDDEITLNRSNDLKPSLPNNIIDFNAYKNNAPPLAETEEKSSDILTSENIKNVIPPVKDVLESSSNKTIKKKNKYTPQKAKKKKKARVVEVAKKKKKKRNFSSVSRGNKKQYAIQVASYDKRSKAISETNHLDRLRYDSFIEKAQINGKKYFRVRVGPIYSKKKALTMLSEIQETTRYGESFMVKQ
- a CDS encoding 6-hydroxymethylpterin diphosphokinase MptE-like protein, encoding MMDITKIEYHIETSKDGLPTLSIIDEGGKKAYLHSKYSPSKEKDLLNNKFNPDKYDMLIVLGIGLGYHLLPLKEIHGKYRKIILIDAIRDIKGEIEINQSTEFLTQFSKIVFICGISIEEIRPILEELIELEETKGLSILEHPHSIRLFDEYYKDIRKIIDRILTKKAGNKATKRAFGMLYLKNIIKNLSLIRNLYPVQSFFNTMNSYSALVITSGPSLEKHLQSIYENQRQLFIIAVDSSLPVLLAKNIMPDFVISIDPQAFTFEHIINNTLKSTIPVLTLSSHPLIYSNNSSLLSLNTHPFSQLIDELFPEAIGSIDSHTGTVAGDAFNLANHLGFKDIGLLGFDFSFPEYKIYSRGTTYQRRFSLYFQNRFSPIETFNLNYIMKSSRGIKHNNTYTRKSFINYKNSLEEYADKTMANNLYNITTSGIPIKGAQDIFLDDFIEKNCGDDIDKRGMMDNILSESKKIGEIISLIRIQDMLNHRDIFNELIHASLENDINLSRLENIRSLLTSLTL